Proteins from a genomic interval of Coregonus clupeaformis isolate EN_2021a chromosome 4, ASM2061545v1, whole genome shotgun sequence:
- the slc35a5 gene encoding probable UDP-sugar transporter protein SLC35A5 isoform X1, giving the protein MACCRLSSRLCPSLCSRSSAYTLALGLGFVTLGSSRILLLKFSVNAQNKYDFLPASVNLLAEGLKLLFCLGMSLRVMVREGRSCRELGCSSGSAFLSFMKWSIPAFLYFLDNLIIFYVMTYLQPAMAVLFSNFVILTTAILFRVVLKRRLSWVQWASLVILFLSIVSLTMGSGGSQLAIAMPGLHPSPLSPPTNSCLLYTQLEEQRRNDSNSSTWSSVLPGQAEAWRGRLMRTLRSLGMGHVLLVLQCFISSMANIYNEKILKEGDQLQESIFIQNSKLYMFGMLFNGLTLGLGGEARGLTIHCGLFYGHNVYSLALVLVTAALGLSVAFILKFRDNMFHVLTGQITTVLVTALSLFLFDFHPSLDFFLQAPVVLLAIFVYNASRPKDPEYGLQREKLRVINGEVLQRSRGDGEELERLTKPNTDSESEEESL; this is encoded by the exons ATGGCGTGCTGCCGGCTCAGCTCCAGACTGTGTCCCAGCCTGTGCTCCCGCTCCTCAGCGTACACTCTGGCCCTGGGCTTGGGCTTCGTCACCCTGGGCTCCTCCCGCATCCTGCTGCTCAAGTTCTCTGTCAACGCAC AGAACAAGTATGACTTCCTCCCTGCGTCTGTCAACCTGCTGGCGGAGGGGCTCAAGCTGCTCTTCTGTCTTGGCATGTCTCTCAGAGTCATGGTCAGAG AGGGTCGTTCATGTCGAGAGCTGGGCTGCTCCTCGGGCTCTGCCTTCCTGAGTTTCATGAAGTGGTCCATTCCCGCCTTCCTTTACTTTCTGGATAACCTCATCATCTTCTACGTCATGACCTACCTACAGCCT GCCATGGCAGTGTTGTTCTCCAACTTTGTCATCCTGACCACAGCCATCCTGTTCAGAGTTGTGCTGAA gagacgCCTGTCCTGGGTGCAGTGGGCCTCCCTGGTCATCCTCTTCCTGTCCATTGTCTCCTTGACGATGGGGTCGGGAGGCAGCCAACTGGCCATAGCGATGCCGGGCCTCCACCCCAGCCCCCTCTCCCCACCCACCAACAGCTGCCTGCTCTACACACAGCTAGAGGAGCAACGAAGGAACGACAG tAACTCCAGCACATGGAGCTCAGTGCTGCCGGGGCAGGCTGAGGCGTGGCGGGGGAGGCTGATGAGGACCCTGCGCTCCCTGGGCATGGGTCACGTCCTCCTGGTGCTCCAGTGTTTTATCTCCTCTATGGCCAACATCTACAACGAGAAGATCCTCAAGGAGGGAGACCAGCTCCAAGAGAGCATCTTCATCCAGAACAGCAAACT GTACATGTTTGGCATGCTGTTCAACGGTCTGACTCTGGGTCTAGGGGGCGAGGCGAGGGGTCTAACCATCCACTGTGGCCTCTTCTACGGTCACAACGTCTACTCACTTGCACTGGTGCTGGTCACTG CTGCCCTGGGCCTGTCGGTGGCGTTCATCCTGAAGTTCAGAGACAACATGTTCCACGTGCTGACAGGCCAGATCACTACAGTCCTGGTCACGGCCCTGTCCCTTTTCCTCTTTGACTTCCACCCCTCGCTGGACTTCTTCCTGCAGGCACCCGTGGTGCTGCTCGCCATCTTTGTCTACAACGCCAGCCGGCCCAAAGATCCTGAGTACGGCCTACAGCGTGAGAAGCTACGTGTCATAAACGGAGAGGTGCTGCAGAGGTCGCGAGGG GAtggggaggagctggagaggctgacCAAGCCCAACACAGACAGTGAATCAGAGGAGGAGTCTCTCTAG
- the slc35a5 gene encoding probable UDP-sugar transporter protein SLC35A5 isoform X2: protein MTSSLRLSTCWRRGSSCSSVLACLSESWSEAMAVLFSNFVILTTAILFRVVLKRRLSWVQWASLVILFLSIVSLTMGSGGSQLAIAMPGLHPSPLSPPTNSCLLYTQLEEQRRNDSNSSTWSSVLPGQAEAWRGRLMRTLRSLGMGHVLLVLQCFISSMANIYNEKILKEGDQLQESIFIQNSKLYMFGMLFNGLTLGLGGEARGLTIHCGLFYGHNVYSLALVLVTAALGLSVAFILKFRDNMFHVLTGQITTVLVTALSLFLFDFHPSLDFFLQAPVVLLAIFVYNASRPKDPEYGLQREKLRVINGEVLQRSRGDGEELERLTKPNTDSESEEESL from the exons ATGACTTCCTCCCTGCGTCTGTCAACCTGCTGGCGGAGGGGCTCAAGCTGCTCTTCTGTCTTGGCATGTCTCTCAGAGTCATGGTCAGAG GCCATGGCAGTGTTGTTCTCCAACTTTGTCATCCTGACCACAGCCATCCTGTTCAGAGTTGTGCTGAA gagacgCCTGTCCTGGGTGCAGTGGGCCTCCCTGGTCATCCTCTTCCTGTCCATTGTCTCCTTGACGATGGGGTCGGGAGGCAGCCAACTGGCCATAGCGATGCCGGGCCTCCACCCCAGCCCCCTCTCCCCACCCACCAACAGCTGCCTGCTCTACACACAGCTAGAGGAGCAACGAAGGAACGACAG tAACTCCAGCACATGGAGCTCAGTGCTGCCGGGGCAGGCTGAGGCGTGGCGGGGGAGGCTGATGAGGACCCTGCGCTCCCTGGGCATGGGTCACGTCCTCCTGGTGCTCCAGTGTTTTATCTCCTCTATGGCCAACATCTACAACGAGAAGATCCTCAAGGAGGGAGACCAGCTCCAAGAGAGCATCTTCATCCAGAACAGCAAACT GTACATGTTTGGCATGCTGTTCAACGGTCTGACTCTGGGTCTAGGGGGCGAGGCGAGGGGTCTAACCATCCACTGTGGCCTCTTCTACGGTCACAACGTCTACTCACTTGCACTGGTGCTGGTCACTG CTGCCCTGGGCCTGTCGGTGGCGTTCATCCTGAAGTTCAGAGACAACATGTTCCACGTGCTGACAGGCCAGATCACTACAGTCCTGGTCACGGCCCTGTCCCTTTTCCTCTTTGACTTCCACCCCTCGCTGGACTTCTTCCTGCAGGCACCCGTGGTGCTGCTCGCCATCTTTGTCTACAACGCCAGCCGGCCCAAAGATCCTGAGTACGGCCTACAGCGTGAGAAGCTACGTGTCATAAACGGAGAGGTGCTGCAGAGGTCGCGAGGG GAtggggaggagctggagaggctgacCAAGCCCAACACAGACAGTGAATCAGAGGAGGAGTCTCTCTAG